The following are from one region of the Halogeometricum sp. S3BR5-2 genome:
- a CDS encoding alpha-amylase family protein: MANPDWYRDAIIYSIDVKTFNDSDGDGWGDLRGLIDRLGYIEQLGVDCLWLRPFYPSPIQDNGYDVSDYYAVDSKLGSLGDFADLLERAHERGIRVLIDMVFNHTSDQHPWFKRARRDPYSKYHDYYLWTSDVDNAQKRGNIFPDYEDGVWTYDGVAEKHYFHQFYHFQPDLNVANPAVQEEICEVLEFWLDLGVDGFRIDAAHPMTMPKGHDGTELDDPMDLFKRMRSRVHEKNEEAVLLAEADDQPDELAYYFGGGDSFDMMFNFVLNAHLVYGVGVKDTWPLHRALEVLPDISHVGHWANFLRNHDEWNLLKLPWEAMDHGRQFFGDEEGSSWIFGRGHRLRLADLYDGDHDRIALANSLMFSMPGTPVLLAGDEIGMGANLSLPEREAVRTPMQWSDNANGGFSTADPSELVNPATDEGKFGYEEVNVADQVVDPDSLLRRIERIVDARRLCSEIGTGDLTVLDVPPKEVWVHRLAKGSTVLLTAHNTADEHREVTVEFEPPAEASTRIVGPGEYHAEDGQCTFSLDACDYAWVRGDRKGERVPLGRP, encoded by the coding sequence ATGGCGAATCCCGACTGGTATCGCGACGCGATAATCTACTCCATCGACGTGAAGACGTTCAACGACTCCGACGGCGACGGCTGGGGGGACCTGCGGGGCCTCATCGACCGCCTCGGCTACATCGAGCAGTTGGGCGTGGACTGCCTGTGGCTTCGGCCGTTCTACCCGAGTCCCATTCAGGACAACGGCTACGACGTCTCCGACTACTACGCCGTCGACTCGAAACTCGGGTCGCTCGGCGACTTCGCGGACCTCCTCGAACGCGCGCACGAACGCGGCATTCGGGTTCTCATCGACATGGTGTTCAATCACACCTCCGACCAGCACCCGTGGTTCAAGCGCGCCCGGCGGGACCCCTACTCGAAGTACCACGACTACTACCTATGGACCAGCGACGTCGACAACGCTCAGAAGCGCGGGAACATCTTCCCCGACTACGAGGACGGCGTCTGGACGTACGACGGCGTGGCCGAGAAACACTACTTTCACCAGTTCTATCACTTCCAACCCGACCTCAACGTGGCGAACCCCGCCGTCCAAGAGGAGATCTGCGAGGTGTTGGAGTTCTGGCTCGACCTCGGCGTCGACGGCTTCCGCATCGACGCCGCGCACCCGATGACGATGCCGAAGGGGCACGACGGCACGGAACTGGACGACCCGATGGACCTGTTCAAGCGGATGCGCTCGCGGGTGCACGAGAAGAACGAGGAGGCCGTCCTCCTCGCGGAGGCCGACGACCAACCGGACGAACTGGCGTACTACTTCGGCGGCGGCGACTCCTTCGATATGATGTTCAACTTCGTCCTCAACGCCCACCTCGTCTACGGCGTCGGCGTGAAGGACACGTGGCCGCTCCACCGCGCCCTCGAGGTCCTCCCCGACATCTCCCACGTGGGCCACTGGGCGAACTTCCTGCGCAACCACGACGAGTGGAACCTCCTGAAACTGCCGTGGGAGGCGATGGACCACGGTCGGCAGTTCTTCGGCGACGAGGAGGGCAGTTCGTGGATATTCGGTCGCGGCCACCGCCTCCGACTCGCGGACCTCTACGACGGCGACCACGACCGCATCGCCCTCGCCAACAGCCTCATGTTCTCGATGCCCGGCACGCCCGTCCTCCTCGCGGGCGACGAGATAGGGATGGGCGCGAACCTCTCGTTGCCCGAGCGCGAGGCCGTCAGGACGCCGATGCAGTGGTCCGACAACGCCAACGGCGGCTTCTCGACGGCCGACCCCTCGGAACTCGTCAACCCCGCGACCGACGAGGGGAAGTTCGGCTACGAGGAGGTCAACGTCGCGGACCAAGTCGTCGACCCCGACTCCCTGCTCCGACGCATCGAGCGCATCGTCGACGCCCGGCGCCTCTGTTCGGAGATCGGGACCGGCGACCTCACGGTGCTCGACGTCCCGCCGAAGGAGGTGTGGGTCCACCGCCTCGCGAAGGGCAGCACCGTCCTCCTCACCGCGCACAACACCGCCGACGAGCACCGGGAAGTCACCGTCGAGTTCGAACCGCCCGCAGAGGCCAGCACCCGCATCGTCGGCCCCGGCGAGTACCACGCCGAGGACGGGCAGTGCACCTTCTCGCTGGACGCCTGCGACTACGCGTGGGTGCGCGGCGACCGGAAGGGCGAACGGGTGCCGCTGGGGCGACCGTGA